From Macaca fascicularis isolate 582-1 chromosome 14, T2T-MFA8v1.1, a single genomic window includes:
- the LRRC4C gene encoding leucine-rich repeat-containing protein 4C → MLNKMTLHPQQIMIGPRFNRALFDPLLVVLLALQLLVVAGLVRAQTCPSVCSCSNQFSKVICVRKNLREVPDGISTNTRLLNLHENQIQIIKVNSFKHLRHLEILQLSRNHIRTIEIGAFNGLANLNTLELFDNRLTTIPNGAFVYLSKLKELWLRNNPIESIPSYAFNRIPSLRRLDLGELKRLSYISEGAFEGLSNLRYLNLAMCNLREIPNLTPLIKLDELDLSGNHLSAIRPGSFQGLMHLQKLWMIQSQIQVIERNAFDNLQSLVEINLAHNNLTLLPHDLFTPLHHLERIHLHHNPWNCNCDILWLSWWIKDMAPSNTACCARCNTPPNLKGRYIGELDQNYFTCYAPVIVEPPADLNVTEGMAAELKCRASTSLTSVSWITPNGTVMTHGAYKVRIAVLSDGTLNFTNVTVQDTGMYTCMVSNSVGNTTASATLNVTAATTTPFSYFSTVTVETMEPSQDEARTTDNNVGPTPVVDWETTNVTTSLTPQSTRSTEKTFTIPVTDINSGIPGIDEVMKTTKIIIGCFVAITLMAAVMLVIFYKMRKQHHRQNHHAPTRTVEIINVDDEITGDTPMESHLPMPAIEHEHLNHYNSYKSPFNHTTTVNTINSIHSSVHEPLLIRMNSKDNVQETQI, encoded by the coding sequence ATGTTGAACAAGATGACCTTACATCCACAGCAGATAATGATAGGTCCTAGGTTTAACAGGGCCCTATTTGACCCCCTGCTTGTGGTGCTGCTGGCTCTTCAACTTCTTGTGGTGGCTGGTCTGGTGCGGGCTCAGACCTGCCCTTCTGTGTGCTCCTGCAGCAACCAGTTCAGCAAGGTGATTTGTGTTCGGAAAAACCTGCGTGAGGTTCCGGATGGCATCTCCACCAACACACGGCTGCTGAACCTCCATGAGAACCAAATCCAGATCATCAAAGTGAACAGTTTCAAGCACTTGAGGCACTTGGAAATCCTACAGTTGAGTAGGAACCATATCAGAACCATTGAAATTGGGGCTTTCAATGGTCTGGCAAACCTCAACACTCTGGAACTCTTTGACAATCGTCTTACTACCATCCCGAATGGAGCTTTTGTATACTTGTCTAAACTGAAGGAGCTCTGGTTGCGAAACAACCCCATTGAAAGCATCCCTTCTTATGCTTTTAACAGAATTCCTTCTTTGCGCCGACTAGACTTAGGGGAATTGAAAAGACTTTCATATATCTCAGAAGGTGCCTTTGAAGGTCTGTCCAACTTGAGGTATTTGAACCTTGCCATGTGCAACCTTCGGGAAATCCCTAACCTCACGCCGCTCATAAAACTAGATGAGCTGGATCTTTCTGGGAATCATTTATCTGCCATCAGGCCTGGCTCTTTCCAGGGTTTGATGCACCTTCAAAAACTGTGGATGATACaatcccagattcaagtgattgaACGGAATGCCTTTGACAACCTTCAGTCACTAGTGGAGATCAACCTGGCACACAATAATCTAACATTACTGCCTCATGACCTCTTCACTCCCTTGCATCATCTAGAGCGGATACATTTACATCACAACCCTTGGAACTGTAACTGTGACATACTGTGGCTCAGTTGGTGGATAAAAGACATGGCCCCCTCCAACACAGCTTGTTGTGCCCGGTGTAACACTCCTCCCAATCTAAAGGGGAGGTACATTGGAGAGCTTGACCAGAATTACTTCACATGCTATGCTCCGGTGATTGTGGAGCCCCCTGCAGACCTCAATGTCACTGAAGGCATGGCAGCTGAGCTGAAATGTCGGGCTTCCACATCGCTGACATCTGTATCTTGGATTACTCCAAACGGAACAGTCATGACACATGGGGCATACAAAGTGCGGATAGCTGTGCTCAGTGATGGTACGTTAAATTTCACAAATGTAACCGTGCAAGATACAGGCATGTACACATGTATGGTGAGTAATTCCGTTGGGAATACTACTGCTTCAGCCACCCTGAATGTTACTGCAGCAACCACTACTCCTTTCTCCTACTTTTCAACTGTCACAGTAGAGACTATGGAACCGTCTCAGGATGAGGCACGGACCACAGATAACAATGTGGGTCCCACTCCAGTGGTCGACTGGGAGACCACCAATGTGACCACCTCTCTCACGCCACAGAGCACAAGATCGACAGAGAAAACCTTCACCATCCCAGTGACTGATATAAACAGTGGGATCCCAGGAATTGATGAGGTCATGAAGACTACCAAAATCATCATTGGGTGTTTTGTAGCCATCACACTTATGGCTGCAGTGATGCTGGTCATTTTCTACAAGATGAGGAAGCAGCACCATCGGCAAAACCATCACGCCCCAACAAGGACTGTTGAAATAATTAATGTGGATGATGAGATTACGGGAGACACACCCATGGAAAGCCACCTGCCCATGCCTGCTATCGAGCATGAGCACCTAAATCACTATAACTCATACAAATCTCCCTTCAACCACACAACAACAGTTAACACAATAAATTCAATACACAGTTCAGTGCATGAACCGTTATTGATCCGAATGAACTCTAAAGACAATGTACAAGAGACTCAAATCTAA